The following are from one region of the Capsicum annuum cultivar UCD-10X-F1 chromosome 1, UCD10Xv1.1, whole genome shotgun sequence genome:
- the LOC107840876 gene encoding RAN GTPase-activating protein 2 isoform X1 gives MVFCAFALFPPMDATILNSQRRPFSIKLWPPSENTRKMLVERMTNNLSSPTIFTRKYRCLSKEDAATSAEQIEHAAFTVSSQHYEKEPDGDGSSAVQLYAKECSKLILELLKQMPRSEHEEISFSEVIPTVQETFFDISKGKRAFIEAEEAQELLKPLKESGNSFSKICFSNRSFGVNAARIAGPILASLKDQLKEVDLSDFVAGRNEAEALDVMNIFSEALEDSNLKFLNLSDNALGEKGVRAFGKLLQSQTNLEELFLMNDGISQEAARAVSELVPSTEKLKVLHFHNNMTGDEGAVAIAEIVKRSPLLEDFRCSSTRVGSEGGIALCEALGMCSHLKKLDLRDNMFGPEAGLVLSKALSKHENLTEVYLSYLNLEDEGAIAIANALKDAAPSLGVLEMAGNDITAEAAPAIASCIAAKQLLSKLSFAENELKDEGAIQIAKGLQGHNHLIEVDMTCTGIRRAGARVLAQTVLLKDEFKSLNVNGNFISEEGVDELKEIFKKSPEMLASLEDNDPEGEDEDEDEEESGDEGKDEDELESKLKILDVKKEESLDAPDSN, from the exons ATGGTTTTTTGTGCATTTGCGCT GTTTCCTCCAATGGATGCCACAATATTGAATTCTCAGCGAAGACCATTTTCAATTAAACTGTGGCCTCCAAGTGAGAACACAAGAAAAATGCTGGTTGAAAGAATGACGAACAATCTTTCTAGTCCAACCATTTTCACCCGCAAGTACCGCTGTCTATCCAAGGAAGATGCTGCCACAAGTGCTGAACAAATTGAACATGCAGCTTTTACCGTTTCTAGTCAACATTATGAGAAGGAGCCTGACGGTGATGGGAGTTCTGCTGTGCAACTTTATGCCAAGGAATGCAGCAAGCTTATCCTGGAACTTCTAAAACAGATGCCCAGATCAGAGCACGAGGAGATTTCATTTTCCGAGGTTATTCCTACTGTTCAGGAAACCTTTTTCGATATCTCAAAAGGAAAAAGGGCTTTTATTGAAGCGGAAGAGGCTCAAGAACTTTTAAAGCCATTAAAAGAGTCTGGAAACTCTTTCAGCAAAATTTGTTTCAGCAATAGAAGCTTTGGTGTAAATGCAGCACGTATTGCAGGCCCTATCTTGGCATCCTTGAAGGATCAGTTGAAGGAAGTTGATTTGTCAGATTTTGTTGCTGGAAGAAATGAGGCAGAAGCACTTGATGTCATGAATATATTCTCAGAAGCTCTGGAAGATTCTAACTTGAAGTTTCTGAATCTCTCTGATAATGCTCTGGGTGAGAAGGGAGTTAGAGCATTTGGAAAGCTCCTTCAGTCTCAAACCAACTTGGAAGAACTATTTTTGATGAATGATGGGATCTCACAGGAAGCTGCAAGGGCTGTTAGCGAGCTAGTTCCTTCCACCGAGAAGCTTAAGGTTCTTCATTTTCATAATAATATGACAGGTGATGAAGGAGCTGTCGCAATTGCGGAAATTGTGAAGCGCTCCCCTTTATTGGAAGATTTCAGGTGCTCTTCTACCAGGGTAGGCTCTGAAGGAGGGATTGCCTTGTGTGAAGCACTTGGGATGTGCTCCCATTTGAAGAAGCTTGATTTGCGGGACAATATGTTTGGTCCAGAAGCTGGTCTAGTGTTGAGTAAGGCACTCAGCAAACATGAAAATCTCACAGAAGTTTACCTGAGCTACCTTAATTTAGAGGATGAAGGAGCAATTGCCATAGCTAACGCTCTTAAAGACGCAGCCCCTTCACTTGGTGTCTTGGAGATGGCAGGTAATGATATAACTGCTGAAGCTGCTCCAGCAATAGCTTCTTGTATAGCTGCAAAGCAGCTTCTTTCCAAGCTAAGCTTTGCTGAGAATGAACTCAAGGATGAAGGTGCAATTCAGATTGCTAAGGGTCTGCAAGGACACAACCATCTGATTGAAGTTGATATGACCTGCACTGGTATAAGGAGGGCTGGGGCTAGAGTGCTGGCTCAAACCGTACTGCTCAAAGATGAGTTTAAATCACTAAATGTGAATGGGAACTTCATCTCAGAGGAAGGAGTTGATGAGTTGAAAGAGATCTTTAAGAAATCTCCTGAAATGCTTGCATCCCTGGAAGATAATGACCCGGAAGGAGAAGACGAGGATGAGGATGAGGAGGAATCTGGAGATGAGGGTAAAGATGAGGATGAActagaatcaaaactcaaaatcctGGACGTCAAGAAAGAGGAAAGTCTTGACGCACCAGATAGCAATTAG
- the LOC107840876 gene encoding RAN GTPase-activating protein 2 isoform X2 produces the protein MDATILNSQRRPFSIKLWPPSENTRKMLVERMTNNLSSPTIFTRKYRCLSKEDAATSAEQIEHAAFTVSSQHYEKEPDGDGSSAVQLYAKECSKLILELLKQMPRSEHEEISFSEVIPTVQETFFDISKGKRAFIEAEEAQELLKPLKESGNSFSKICFSNRSFGVNAARIAGPILASLKDQLKEVDLSDFVAGRNEAEALDVMNIFSEALEDSNLKFLNLSDNALGEKGVRAFGKLLQSQTNLEELFLMNDGISQEAARAVSELVPSTEKLKVLHFHNNMTGDEGAVAIAEIVKRSPLLEDFRCSSTRVGSEGGIALCEALGMCSHLKKLDLRDNMFGPEAGLVLSKALSKHENLTEVYLSYLNLEDEGAIAIANALKDAAPSLGVLEMAGNDITAEAAPAIASCIAAKQLLSKLSFAENELKDEGAIQIAKGLQGHNHLIEVDMTCTGIRRAGARVLAQTVLLKDEFKSLNVNGNFISEEGVDELKEIFKKSPEMLASLEDNDPEGEDEDEDEEESGDEGKDEDELESKLKILDVKKEESLDAPDSN, from the coding sequence ATGGATGCCACAATATTGAATTCTCAGCGAAGACCATTTTCAATTAAACTGTGGCCTCCAAGTGAGAACACAAGAAAAATGCTGGTTGAAAGAATGACGAACAATCTTTCTAGTCCAACCATTTTCACCCGCAAGTACCGCTGTCTATCCAAGGAAGATGCTGCCACAAGTGCTGAACAAATTGAACATGCAGCTTTTACCGTTTCTAGTCAACATTATGAGAAGGAGCCTGACGGTGATGGGAGTTCTGCTGTGCAACTTTATGCCAAGGAATGCAGCAAGCTTATCCTGGAACTTCTAAAACAGATGCCCAGATCAGAGCACGAGGAGATTTCATTTTCCGAGGTTATTCCTACTGTTCAGGAAACCTTTTTCGATATCTCAAAAGGAAAAAGGGCTTTTATTGAAGCGGAAGAGGCTCAAGAACTTTTAAAGCCATTAAAAGAGTCTGGAAACTCTTTCAGCAAAATTTGTTTCAGCAATAGAAGCTTTGGTGTAAATGCAGCACGTATTGCAGGCCCTATCTTGGCATCCTTGAAGGATCAGTTGAAGGAAGTTGATTTGTCAGATTTTGTTGCTGGAAGAAATGAGGCAGAAGCACTTGATGTCATGAATATATTCTCAGAAGCTCTGGAAGATTCTAACTTGAAGTTTCTGAATCTCTCTGATAATGCTCTGGGTGAGAAGGGAGTTAGAGCATTTGGAAAGCTCCTTCAGTCTCAAACCAACTTGGAAGAACTATTTTTGATGAATGATGGGATCTCACAGGAAGCTGCAAGGGCTGTTAGCGAGCTAGTTCCTTCCACCGAGAAGCTTAAGGTTCTTCATTTTCATAATAATATGACAGGTGATGAAGGAGCTGTCGCAATTGCGGAAATTGTGAAGCGCTCCCCTTTATTGGAAGATTTCAGGTGCTCTTCTACCAGGGTAGGCTCTGAAGGAGGGATTGCCTTGTGTGAAGCACTTGGGATGTGCTCCCATTTGAAGAAGCTTGATTTGCGGGACAATATGTTTGGTCCAGAAGCTGGTCTAGTGTTGAGTAAGGCACTCAGCAAACATGAAAATCTCACAGAAGTTTACCTGAGCTACCTTAATTTAGAGGATGAAGGAGCAATTGCCATAGCTAACGCTCTTAAAGACGCAGCCCCTTCACTTGGTGTCTTGGAGATGGCAGGTAATGATATAACTGCTGAAGCTGCTCCAGCAATAGCTTCTTGTATAGCTGCAAAGCAGCTTCTTTCCAAGCTAAGCTTTGCTGAGAATGAACTCAAGGATGAAGGTGCAATTCAGATTGCTAAGGGTCTGCAAGGACACAACCATCTGATTGAAGTTGATATGACCTGCACTGGTATAAGGAGGGCTGGGGCTAGAGTGCTGGCTCAAACCGTACTGCTCAAAGATGAGTTTAAATCACTAAATGTGAATGGGAACTTCATCTCAGAGGAAGGAGTTGATGAGTTGAAAGAGATCTTTAAGAAATCTCCTGAAATGCTTGCATCCCTGGAAGATAATGACCCGGAAGGAGAAGACGAGGATGAGGATGAGGAGGAATCTGGAGATGAGGGTAAAGATGAGGATGAActagaatcaaaactcaaaatcctGGACGTCAAGAAAGAGGAAAGTCTTGACGCACCAGATAGCAATTAG